The DNA window AGCTGGCGATTGTCGGACGTCCTAACGTCGGTAAATCGACGCTCACCAACCGCATCCTCGGCGAAGATCGCGTGGTGGTCTACGATATGCCGGGCACCACCCGCGACAGCATTTACATCCCGATGCAGCGTGACGAGCGCGAATACGTGCTCATCGATACCGCCGGGGTGCGCAAGCGCGGTAAAATTACTGACGTGGTGGAGAAATTCTCGGTCATCAAGACGCTGCAGGCGATTGAAGACGCCAACGTCGTGCTGCTGGTGATTGATGCCCGCGAAGGCATCTCCGATCAGGATCTGTCGCTGCTGGGCTTTATCCTCAACAGCGGCCGCTCCCTGGTGATCGTCGTCAACAAATGGGACGGCCTGAGCCAGGAAGTGAAGGAGCAGGTGAAAGAGACCCTCGACTATCGTCTGGGCTTTATCGACTTTGCCCGGGTGCACTTCATCTCCGCCCTGCACGGCAGCGGCGTCGGCAACCTGTTTGAATCGGTACGTGAAGCCTACGATAGCGCAACCCGCCGCGTAAGCACCGCGATGCTCACCCGGATCATGAACATGGCGGCGGAAGATCATCAGCCACCGCTGGTTCGCGGCCGTCGCGTGAAGCTGAAATATGCCCACGCCGGGGGCTACAACCCGCCTATCGTGGTGATCCACGGTAACCAGGTGAAGGATCTGCCGGATTCCTACAAGCGCTATCTGATGAACTATTTCCGTAAATCCCTGGACGTGATGGGTACGCCAATCCGTATCCAGTTCAAGGAAGGGGAAAACCCGTTCGCCAACAAGCGCAACACCCTGACGCCGAACCAGATGCGAAAACGTAAGCGCCTGATCAAGCACATCAAGAAAAGCAAATAATCATTAAACCCGCTTCGGCGGGTTTTTTTGTGGCCGCCATGCCGGTAAATGTCAAAACCATCCGCCATAATCCCGCGATACTTCGCCGGGAACAGATCGGCTCAGGGGTGGACTAAACATGCAAATTGGATTTATCGGCCTCGGCGCGGTGGTGGAAACCGCCTATTTAC is part of the Klebsiella quasipneumoniae subsp. quasipneumoniae genome and encodes:
- the der gene encoding ribosome biogenesis GTPase Der, producing MIPVVALVGRPNVGKSTLFNRLTRTRDALVADFPGLTRDRKYGRAEVEGREFICIDTGGIDGTEEGVETRMAEQSLLAIEEADVVLFMVDARAGLMPADIAIAKHLRSREKPTFLVANKTDGIDVDQAMADFWSLGLGDIYPIAASHGRGVTSLLEQALLPWVDEVNPQEEVDEDAEYWAKFEAEQNGEAEEEPEDDFNPQDLPIKLAIVGRPNVGKSTLTNRILGEDRVVVYDMPGTTRDSIYIPMQRDEREYVLIDTAGVRKRGKITDVVEKFSVIKTLQAIEDANVVLLVIDAREGISDQDLSLLGFILNSGRSLVIVVNKWDGLSQEVKEQVKETLDYRLGFIDFARVHFISALHGSGVGNLFESVREAYDSATRRVSTAMLTRIMNMAAEDHQPPLVRGRRVKLKYAHAGGYNPPIVVIHGNQVKDLPDSYKRYLMNYFRKSLDVMGTPIRIQFKEGENPFANKRNTLTPNQMRKRKRLIKHIKKSK